CTTAATAATTAGACTACTTAATGACTATGAAACGTTAACAACGGTATGAAATAACCTGGAAGCCCTCGCATGATGATAACAATATGATCAGGACGTGAAGCACGAAGGGGCTGCTTGAACAAGTCGCATGCATTAACAATATTGACTTCCGCATTGTTAAAAGGATGTGTGTCTTGTGTTAGCCTTCTATCTCCCAAATGCTGATCCGATTGTTGTCGATGTACGAAATCTACCCCCTGGAGAAACACGCACATATATAACGATTAATACTTTTGACTTCTGAGTGGCAATGATATATTATAAGCAAAGCATCCAAGTGCATGAAGAGAACCTCATTTTGGTTGGGTCCATTGTAATAATTTGCGTTCAGCATCAGGTGGGATTGATGCAAGgtgttatcacttggtggaagtgATGTAGTAGCCGGAGAACTGCAGAGGACAGGAAACAACGACGAGTTTGCTGCCGGCAGAGGTGGCATTGCATGGTAATCTGGGGTAGAAGGCACTGGAGGATCTGGCGGTGGCGGGACAACACTCGCATGATGACGCCAACCGCGGGAATCATAATGCTTTCCTGCCTCAGCATGTTGAGGCACTAGAGGAAGTGGTGGAGCACCAGGCGATGCTTCAGGGCGAAACTGATGATGGCGATGGTGATCACGGTCGAAATACTTCTCCTGAGATCCTCCTACCGAATCTAAAGCACTATACCTATCAAACGGCATCGGCGGAGGTGGCATCCTTCTGACCAGATCGTAATCAGTGAAATTGCCTCCCTGCGCATAGGGGTTATTATAATTTTGATGGGGAGGATAAGCTCCATCTCCTCCATAGCCGAAACCATCGGGTGGATACGGTTCGCCATGCCACTGTGCAGGCGGCAGCTGAGCGCGGCCATGACCATGCTCCCGGACCAGCCCGAGCAGCCGCTCTCCCTCCACGGAAGATCTGCCTAACATTGGCGGGTAGGGAAGGGGCGGGCCGGTGAACGGAGGCGCCTCCCCCACGCGCATCCTCTTGTGGGGGCCTTCCGTGTCGAGGAGATCGTACGGGTGCGGCCCCGGAGGAGCCCACATCGGCGGCGGCGGGTAGAAGGGGGCGTGGTACTgcggcgggggaggagggggcggtgggtgGAGATCGTAGGGAAAGGGGTGGGGCGGGAGAGGCGGATGCGGGCAAAAGGGGAAGTGGGGCGCGGTGCAGACGGGGCAGAGGTCGTTGCCGGCGCCGGCTGGGAAGCGCCATGGATG
This genomic stretch from Hordeum vulgare subsp. vulgare chromosome 6H, MorexV3_pseudomolecules_assembly, whole genome shotgun sequence harbors:
- the LOC123403840 gene encoding uncharacterized protein LOC123403840 isoform X2; the encoded protein is MDHPWRFPAGAGNDLCPVCTAPHFPFCPHPPLPPHPFPYDLHPPPPPPPPQYHAPFYPPPPMWAPPGPHPYDLLDTEGPHKRMRVGEAPPFTGPPLPYPPMLGRSSVEGERLLGLVREHGHGRAQLPPAQWHGEPYPPDGFGYGGDGAYPPHQNYNNPYAQGGNFTDYDLVRRMPPPPMPFDRYSALDSVGGSQEKYFDRDHHRHHQFRPEASPGAPPLPLVPQHAEAGKHYDSRGWRHHASVVPPPPDPPVPSTPDYHAMPPLPAANSSLFPVLCSSPATTSLPPSDNTLHQSHLMLNANYYNGPNQNEGVDFVHRQQSDQHLGDRRLTQDTHPFNNAEVNIVNACDLFKQPLRASRPDHIVIIMRGLPGSGKSYLAKALRDLEVESGGSAPRIHSMDDYFMIEVEKVEDNEGSKFSTASKGRKQLTKKVIEYCYEPEMEETYRSSMLNAFKKTLDEGNFTFVIVDDRNLRVADFAQFWASAKRSGYEVYLLEAPYKDPTGCAARNVHGFTLDDIKKMAADWEEAPPLYLQLDTHSLFHGDNLHEHSIQEVDMDTEDTDDADDTAINTQSGSSKKAIPESADDVPDQGDKWDSSDEEDLDDIKELGQSKWSKDFDDDTEKSKHADGSTHTLSGLSKTYGTHQKTLTWGDRLEKGGFSIGAAKRRFTSSLIIGPGSGYNLVSNPLAEDNSTGMKDKVNNETKRRFSEQLRDEGQSFRAVFDKRKHHIGVFDNGKDE
- the LOC123403840 gene encoding uncharacterized protein LOC123403840 isoform X3, translating into MDHPWRFPAGAGNDLCPVCTAPHFPFCPHPPLPPHPFPYDLHPPPPPPPPQYHAPFYPPPPMWAPPGPHPYDLLDTEGPHKRMRVGEAPPFTGPPLPYPPMLGRSSVEGERLLGLVREHGHGRAQLPPAQWHGEPYPPDGFGYGGDGAYPPHQNYNNPYAQGGNFTDYDLVRRMPPPPMPFDRYSALDSVGGSQEKYFDRDHHRHHQFRPEASPGAPPLPLVPQHAEAGKHYDSRGWRHHASVVPPPPDPPVPSTPDYHAMPPLPAANSSLFPVLCSSPATTSLPPSDNTLHQSHLMLNANYYNGPNQNEGVDFVHRQQSDQHLGDRRLTQDTHPFNNAEVNIVNACDLFKQPLRASRPDHIVIIMRGLPGSGKSYLAKALRDLEVESGGSAPRIHSMDDYFMIEVEKKVEDNEGSKFSTASKGRKQLTKKVIEYCYEPEMEETYRSSMLNAFKKTLDEGNFTFVIVDDRNLRVADFAQFWASAKRSGYEVYLLEAPYKDPTGCAARNVHGFTLDDIKKMAADWEEAPPLYLQLDTHSLFHGDNLHEHSIQEVDMDTEDTDDADDTAINTQSGSSKKAIPESADDVPDQAQYPCVATKP